A stretch of the Streptomyces sp. NBC_00078 genome encodes the following:
- a CDS encoding hemerythrin domain-containing protein has translation MTDSPQKTIDFTPMYASHDAFRRDMERLAAAVAEGRAHSPQVRAGWENFKRQLHIHHTTEDGGLWPRVRERAAGRPRDLALLDDMEAEHSRIDPLLAAVDNALADRAPELPDLVRALTATLDDHLKHEEDSALPLMQDVLTAADWAAFTGRIRRTQGLRGASVFVPWIVDGAPPADRARFLGALPPPARILNRLLWEGRYRRKGLWADV, from the coding sequence TGTACGCCTCCCACGACGCCTTCCGCCGCGACATGGAGCGCCTCGCGGCCGCCGTCGCCGAAGGGCGGGCCCACTCGCCCCAGGTCCGCGCCGGCTGGGAGAACTTCAAGCGCCAGCTGCACATCCACCACACCACCGAGGACGGCGGTCTGTGGCCGCGGGTGCGCGAACGCGCCGCCGGACGGCCTCGCGACCTCGCCCTGCTGGACGACATGGAGGCGGAACACTCCCGCATCGACCCGCTGCTCGCGGCGGTCGACAACGCACTGGCCGACCGTGCGCCCGAACTACCCGATCTGGTACGGGCGTTGACCGCCACCCTCGACGACCACCTCAAGCACGAGGAGGACAGCGCCCTTCCGCTGATGCAGGACGTCCTGACGGCAGCCGACTGGGCCGCCTTCACCGGCCGCATCCGCAGGACCCAAGGTCTGCGCGGCGCCTCGGTGTTCGTACCGTGGATCGTCGACGGCGCCCCGCCGGCCGACCGCGCCCGCTTCCTGGGCGCCCTGCCGCCGCCGGCCCGGATCCTCAACCGCCTGCTGTGGGAGGGGAGGTACCGGCGCAAGGGCCTGTGGGCCGACGTGTAG
- a CDS encoding 2OG-Fe(II) oxygenase, which produces MTLTEAQARRRVAGTEWAALAAELDVHGSAPTGPLLTAAECRELVALYEKPELFRTTVDMARHRFGSGEYRYFTHDLPAPVSSLRAALYPRLLPIARDWAGRLGRPAPWPDSLQEWLEACHAAGQDRSAQILLRYGLGDWNALHRDVFGDMLFPLQVVVGLDEPGGDYCGGEFLMVEQRPRAQSRGTATELRQGHGLVFTTRDRPVRTRRGWSAGAMRHGVSTVRSGRRHTLGIVFHDAS; this is translated from the coding sequence ATGACTCTCACCGAGGCCCAGGCCCGAAGGCGCGTCGCCGGCACCGAATGGGCAGCGCTCGCCGCCGAGTTGGACGTGCACGGCAGCGCACCGACCGGTCCCCTGCTGACGGCCGCCGAGTGCCGTGAACTGGTCGCGCTGTACGAGAAGCCGGAGCTGTTCCGGACCACGGTCGACATGGCGCGGCACCGCTTCGGCTCCGGTGAGTACCGGTACTTCACCCACGATCTGCCGGCCCCGGTGTCCTCGCTGCGCGCCGCCCTGTACCCGCGTCTGCTGCCGATCGCGCGGGACTGGGCGGGGCGGCTCGGCCGTCCGGCGCCCTGGCCGGACTCCCTGCAGGAGTGGCTGGAGGCGTGTCATGCGGCCGGTCAGGACCGGTCGGCACAGATCCTGCTGCGCTACGGGCTGGGCGACTGGAACGCCCTGCACCGTGACGTGTTCGGCGACATGCTCTTCCCGCTGCAGGTGGTCGTCGGTCTCGACGAACCGGGCGGCGACTACTGCGGCGGCGAGTTCCTGATGGTCGAGCAGCGGCCCCGGGCCCAGTCCCGGGGTACGGCGACCGAGCTGCGGCAGGGCCACGGCCTCGTCTTCACCACCCGGGACCGGCCGGTGCGCACCAGGCGCGGCTGGTCGGCCGGAGCGATGCGGCACGGCGTGAGCACGGTCCGCTCAGGCCGCCGGCACACGCTGGGCATCGTCTTCCATGACGCGTCCTAG
- a CDS encoding methylated-DNA--[protein]-cysteine S-methyltransferase, with protein sequence MTTYTKIDSPVGELLLVGEGTTLTSLSMPVQRNAPVVRAGWRRDDEAFGEAARQLSAYFEGRLTRFDLSLAPRGTGFQQRVWQALDEIPYGTTTTYGELASRLDVPRREIRAVGAAVGANPLLVVLPCHRVIGADGSMRGYAGGVERKVRLLTHEGALQQMLV encoded by the coding sequence ATGACGACGTACACGAAGATCGACAGCCCCGTGGGTGAACTGCTCCTGGTGGGCGAGGGGACGACGCTGACCTCACTGTCCATGCCGGTGCAGCGCAACGCCCCCGTCGTACGTGCCGGCTGGCGGCGCGACGACGAGGCGTTCGGCGAGGCCGCCCGGCAGCTCTCCGCCTACTTCGAGGGCCGGCTCACCCGCTTCGACCTGAGCCTCGCGCCCCGGGGGACCGGGTTCCAGCAGCGCGTGTGGCAGGCGCTCGACGAGATCCCGTACGGCACCACGACGACGTACGGGGAACTCGCCTCGCGGCTGGACGTGCCGCGGCGCGAGATCCGGGCCGTGGGCGCCGCGGTGGGCGCGAACCCGCTGCTGGTCGTCCTCCCCTGCCACCGGGTGATCGGCGCCGACGGTTCGATGCGCGGGTACGCGGGCGGTGTCGAGCGCAAGGTGCGTCTGCTGACGCACGAGGGTGCACTGCAGCAGATGCTGGTGTGA
- a CDS encoding toxin Doc has product MAPVIHIDVPWLLQRHEEVLPDQPTVNDFSALVAAVARHRVDPPRLGVDSDPAWRAAALLHTLALLRPLPAANARFACATAVAYMFVSGVGIDPPYGALVDLARDLMSNKADVYGAADRLRSWQI; this is encoded by the coding sequence ATGGCACCCGTCATCCACATCGACGTGCCCTGGCTGCTGCAGCGCCACGAAGAGGTCCTGCCGGACCAGCCCACCGTCAACGACTTCTCCGCGCTGGTCGCCGCCGTCGCCCGCCACCGCGTCGACCCGCCGCGCCTGGGCGTGGACTCCGACCCGGCCTGGCGAGCCGCCGCCCTGCTGCACACCCTCGCCCTGCTCAGGCCCCTGCCCGCGGCCAACGCGCGCTTCGCCTGCGCGACGGCCGTGGCGTACATGTTCGTCAGCGGCGTCGGCATCGACCCGCCCTACGGCGCCCTCGTCGACCTGGCCCGCGATCTGATGTCCAACAAGGCCGATGTCTACGGCGCGGCCGACCGGCTGCGCTCCTGGCAGATCTGA
- a CDS encoding RICIN domain-containing protein: protein MPTPHPPRPPYPPPGGVPGESDENLATRLRGRPDGEVAPSVALLMARHWQPARDYAAICLASQAEVASMVTAATFHQVLDRLALGEAALAVRPRLLAAVRETVRVWSAEDRISGVLPELLKPAGGRGMRTAKSMTPENRKLAERSFQALPGLSRCLLWHTEVEAEPISIPAGLLGMDTDTASAALEQAREKFREGCVHAHRELAPSKDCRFYNRLLDVPIRRGGTLLPDVQQHLAECPYCRFAAEQLSHIEGGLGVLLAESVLGWGALRYFDTRPGRAQQPERTRNSSARHGGGRPRIMPRIPLPGRRSPGAPRNSRALLTGVGVASAGLLAALFAAGLFSHDDGVDPAASNASNGANGGTAPGVGSQSAPGTAHLPTVPGQSRLRNAGADLCLDIRGEVKAGAGTELAACSDAPTQQWSYESNGLVRSVADSGLCLDSHVDAGVVVLGKCAAEKDKRGEDVRYDLTAQGELLTRWDKQLALTATAEDPGADIVVKVREGSSAQRWLADATASADQGSLSIPGTDTPVVRAARLSERTM, encoded by the coding sequence GTGCCCACCCCCCACCCACCTCGACCCCCCTACCCGCCGCCCGGCGGGGTTCCCGGAGAATCCGACGAGAACCTCGCCACCCGGCTCAGGGGCCGTCCCGACGGTGAGGTCGCCCCATCCGTCGCGCTGCTCATGGCGCGGCACTGGCAGCCCGCCCGCGATTACGCGGCCATCTGCCTCGCCTCCCAGGCCGAGGTCGCCTCCATGGTGACCGCGGCCACCTTTCACCAGGTCCTCGACCGGCTGGCGTTGGGCGAGGCCGCGCTCGCGGTGCGCCCCCGGCTCCTGGCGGCCGTCAGGGAGACGGTCCGTGTGTGGTCCGCCGAGGACCGGATATCCGGCGTTCTGCCGGAGCTGCTGAAACCCGCCGGCGGGCGCGGTATGCGTACGGCGAAGTCCATGACGCCCGAAAATCGCAAGCTGGCCGAGCGTTCATTCCAGGCCCTTCCCGGACTTTCCCGGTGTTTGCTCTGGCACACCGAGGTCGAGGCGGAGCCCATTTCCATACCCGCCGGCCTACTCGGCATGGATACCGACACCGCGTCCGCGGCACTCGAACAGGCGCGTGAAAAATTCCGTGAAGGTTGTGTACATGCCCATCGGGAACTCGCGCCCAGCAAGGACTGCCGGTTCTACAACCGCCTCCTCGACGTTCCGATTCGCCGGGGTGGGACCCTGCTGCCGGATGTCCAGCAGCATCTTGCGGAATGCCCCTACTGCCGTTTCGCCGCCGAGCAACTGAGCCATATCGAGGGCGGGTTGGGCGTACTCCTGGCCGAATCGGTGCTCGGCTGGGGTGCTCTCCGTTACTTCGACACCCGACCCGGCCGAGCACAGCAGCCAGAGCGCACGCGCAACTCCTCGGCACGGCACGGCGGCGGACGCCCGCGCATCATGCCCCGCATCCCGCTGCCGGGCCGCCGGTCTCCCGGGGCGCCACGGAACTCGCGGGCCCTGTTGACCGGAGTGGGCGTCGCCTCAGCCGGGCTGCTCGCGGCCTTGTTCGCGGCCGGACTGTTCTCGCACGACGACGGCGTCGACCCGGCCGCCTCCAACGCCTCCAACGGGGCGAACGGCGGCACCGCGCCGGGCGTCGGCTCCCAGTCGGCACCCGGCACCGCCCACCTCCCCACGGTGCCGGGCCAGTCCAGGCTGCGCAACGCCGGGGCGGACCTGTGCCTCGACATCAGGGGCGAGGTGAAGGCCGGGGCCGGGACCGAGCTGGCGGCATGCTCGGACGCACCCACCCAGCAGTGGTCGTACGAGAGCAACGGGCTGGTGCGCAGCGTGGCGGACTCAGGCCTGTGCCTGGACTCGCATGTGGACGCCGGCGTGGTCGTCCTCGGCAAGTGCGCCGCCGAGAAGGACAAGCGGGGCGAGGACGTGCGCTACGACCTCACCGCGCAGGGGGAGTTGCTGACCCGCTGGGACAAGCAGCTCGCCCTTACCGCCACCGCCGAGGACCCCGGCGCTGACATCGTCGTCAAGGTTCGCGAGGGTTCCTCGGCGCAGCGCTGGCTGGCAGATGCGACCGCCTCGGCCGACCAGGGCTCGCTGTCGATCCCGGGCACCGACACCCCCGTGGTGCGCGCCGCGCGGCTGTCGGAGCGGACCATGTGA
- a CDS encoding 2-hydroxyacid dehydrogenase: protein MTTAPKNVLAVVAPHVGGRAAGAGLASLFPGEANVIVVEATDEDPAALHTAHVIITALSPVTAEHLAAAPDLELVQCASHGFDYVDVEAARAHDVRVCNIGSSGAESQNVAEQTFALMLALAKQLIPAHTALVEADWALPRLQRSLTELSGKTLGIVGLGNIGQEVARRAVAFDMSIVYAGRRRLPEETEARLGGARHVPLDELLRTADYVSLHVPLTTATRHLLDAGRLALLKPTAFVINTARGALIDQDALADALEKGALAGAGIDVFDPEPPTRALRLLSSPGVVLSPHVGGVTRETVVRIALAAVQNVTGFLTGGQPKDVVA from the coding sequence ATGACCACTGCCCCGAAGAACGTTCTCGCCGTCGTCGCCCCGCATGTCGGCGGCCGAGCCGCCGGTGCCGGACTCGCCTCCCTCTTTCCCGGCGAGGCGAACGTCATCGTCGTCGAGGCGACCGACGAGGACCCGGCCGCCCTGCACACGGCCCATGTGATCATCACTGCGCTGTCCCCCGTGACGGCCGAACACCTGGCCGCCGCACCGGACTTGGAGCTGGTGCAGTGCGCCAGCCACGGCTTCGACTACGTCGACGTGGAGGCCGCCCGGGCCCACGACGTACGCGTGTGCAACATCGGCTCCAGCGGCGCCGAGTCGCAGAACGTGGCCGAGCAGACCTTCGCCCTCATGCTCGCGCTCGCCAAGCAGCTGATCCCGGCGCACACCGCGCTCGTCGAGGCCGACTGGGCGCTGCCCCGGCTGCAGCGCTCGCTCACCGAGCTGTCCGGCAAGACGCTCGGCATCGTCGGACTCGGGAACATCGGGCAGGAAGTCGCCCGCCGCGCCGTCGCGTTCGACATGAGCATCGTGTACGCCGGCCGCCGCAGGCTGCCCGAGGAGACGGAGGCCCGGCTCGGCGGCGCCCGCCACGTCCCGCTCGACGAACTGCTGCGCACGGCCGACTACGTCTCGCTGCACGTCCCGCTGACCACCGCGACCCGGCATCTGCTCGATGCCGGGCGGCTCGCGCTCCTCAAGCCGACGGCGTTCGTGATCAACACCGCGCGCGGCGCCCTCATCGACCAGGACGCCCTGGCGGACGCGCTGGAGAAGGGCGCCCTGGCCGGGGCGGGCATCGACGTCTTCGACCCCGAACCGCCCACCCGGGCCCTGCGCCTGCTCAGCTCCCCTGGCGTGGTGCTCTCGCCGCATGTCGGCGGGGTGACCCGCGAAACGGTGGTCCGCATCGCGCTGGCCGCCGTGCAGAACGTGACCGGCTTCCTGACCGGCGGACAGCCGAAGGACGTCGTGGCCTGA
- a CDS encoding lactate 2-monooxygenase, protein MAKHWADFQYEIYLNGMSGAVPRLPTDLTRLEELTEQRLGPGPVGYVAGSAGDGSTARANRAALERRRIVPRMLRDVHERDLSVEVLGRALPAPLALAPVGVLSIMHPEAEPAAARAAAAQGVPYILSSASSTPMEQVAEAMGDAERWFQLYWAKDREVTRSFLNRAKAAGFTALVVTLDTPLLAWRPRDLDQAYLPFLHGVGTANHFSDPAFQAGLAKPVHEDPNAAVLHFVGMFADPGKTWPDLAFLRENWDGPIVLKGILHPDDARLAADAGMDGVVVSNHGGRQVAGSVAAADALPRVAEAVGDRLTVLFDSGVRTGDDVFKALALGAQAVLVGRPYVYGLGLDGQAGVEHVIRCLLAEFDLTLALSGHATPATIGPADLIEESA, encoded by the coding sequence ATGGCCAAGCACTGGGCGGACTTCCAGTACGAGATCTATCTCAACGGGATGTCGGGCGCCGTACCCAGGCTGCCCACCGACCTGACCCGGCTGGAGGAGCTGACCGAGCAGCGGCTCGGCCCTGGACCGGTCGGCTATGTCGCGGGAAGTGCGGGCGACGGCAGCACGGCACGGGCGAACCGGGCAGCACTCGAGCGGCGCAGGATCGTGCCGCGGATGCTGCGGGACGTGCACGAGCGGGACCTGTCGGTCGAGGTGCTGGGCCGTGCCCTGCCCGCCCCGCTGGCGCTGGCGCCCGTCGGCGTACTGTCGATCATGCACCCGGAGGCCGAACCGGCCGCCGCCCGCGCCGCCGCGGCGCAGGGGGTGCCGTACATCCTGTCCTCGGCGTCCAGCACGCCGATGGAGCAGGTCGCGGAGGCGATGGGCGACGCGGAGCGCTGGTTCCAGCTGTACTGGGCCAAGGACCGTGAGGTGACGCGGAGTTTCCTGAACCGGGCGAAGGCGGCCGGGTTCACGGCGCTGGTCGTCACCCTCGACACGCCGTTGCTGGCCTGGCGCCCCCGCGATCTCGACCAGGCCTATCTCCCCTTCCTGCACGGGGTCGGTACGGCGAACCACTTCTCCGACCCGGCCTTCCAGGCGGGCCTCGCCAAGCCGGTGCACGAGGACCCGAACGCGGCCGTGCTGCATTTCGTCGGCATGTTCGCCGACCCGGGCAAGACCTGGCCCGACCTGGCGTTCCTGCGGGAGAACTGGGACGGCCCGATCGTTCTCAAGGGCATCCTGCACCCGGACGACGCACGGCTCGCCGCCGACGCAGGCATGGACGGCGTGGTCGTCTCCAACCACGGCGGACGTCAGGTCGCCGGATCCGTCGCGGCCGCCGACGCGCTGCCCCGGGTGGCCGAGGCGGTCGGCGACCGGCTGACCGTCCTGTTCGACAGCGGCGTGCGCACCGGGGACGACGTCTTCAAGGCCCTCGCGCTCGGCGCGCAGGCGGTGCTGGTGGGGCGGCCGTACGTGTACGGGCTCGGCCTGGACGGGCAGGCGGGCGTCGAGCACGTGATCCGCTGCCTGCTCGCCGAGTTCGACCTCACGCTCGCCCTGTCCGGACACGCCACTCCCGCCACGATCGGGCCCGCCGACCTCATCGAGGAATCCGCATGA
- a CDS encoding NPP1 family protein — protein MSSQKSKLHRRRWLTGLAGAATLVIAFPAAAFAAPPQALPAAAEAAEFTYQPAFDYDTDGCYSSPAIGPDGTINGGLKPTGALNGQCHDASDLDNTNSYSRYKCNNGWCAYLYGLYFEKDQALAGSSIGGHRHDWEHVVIWVQDSQIKYVSTSNHGSFTVHTASEVRFDGSHAKIVYHKDGIRTHCFRLANANDEPPENDRHTWQYPPLVGWNGYPAGLRDKLSAYDFGSANFGLKDSSFAAHLSSAKPSGIAFDPSA, from the coding sequence GTGTCGTCGCAGAAGTCCAAGCTGCATCGCAGGAGATGGCTGACCGGCCTGGCCGGCGCCGCCACGCTCGTCATCGCTTTCCCCGCCGCCGCCTTCGCCGCCCCGCCCCAGGCGCTGCCCGCGGCCGCGGAGGCCGCGGAGTTCACGTACCAGCCGGCTTTCGACTACGACACGGACGGCTGCTACTCCAGCCCCGCCATCGGCCCCGACGGCACGATCAACGGCGGCCTCAAGCCGACCGGCGCCCTCAACGGGCAGTGCCACGACGCCTCCGACCTCGACAACACCAACAGCTACTCGCGCTACAAGTGCAACAACGGCTGGTGCGCGTACCTGTACGGCCTGTACTTCGAGAAGGACCAGGCCCTGGCCGGCAGCAGCATCGGCGGGCACCGGCACGACTGGGAACACGTGGTGATCTGGGTGCAGGACAGCCAGATCAAGTACGTCTCGACGTCCAACCACGGCTCATTCACCGTGCATACGGCCTCCGAGGTCCGTTTCGACGGCTCACACGCGAAGATCGTCTACCACAAGGACGGCATCAGAACGCACTGCTTCCGGCTGGCGAACGCGAACGACGAGCCGCCGGAGAACGACCGGCACACCTGGCAGTACCCGCCGCTGGTCGGCTGGAACGGCTACCCCGCGGGCCTGCGGGACAAGCTGAGCGCCTACGACTTCGGGAGCGCCAACTTCGGTCTGAAGGACAGCAGCTTCGCCGCACATCTCTCGTCGGCGAAGCCGTCCGGGATCGCGTTCGATCCCAGCGCCTGA
- a CDS encoding ATP-dependent DNA ligase: MTLPLIPPMLARAGKLPPTAQDARWAYETKQDGQRVVAYLEGDGSVLLRARSAENITGAYPELRPLGSVLGTTPAVLDGEVLALDEGGRADFQLLQSRMGLAHAPGRAARQAASVPVHLVLFDVLHLGGQDLTGLPYARRRGQLERLGLDGPFWSTPAALVGNGDQALRATREHGLEGLVCKRLDSVYEPGVRSRAWIKIRNMHSEDVVVGGWLAGRGRLSGLPGAVLVGQRAAGRLRYVGSVGTGWSEAERAQLARLLGSAATDVCPFDPVPPVAGAHWVVPRLVGEVRYSTRTRAGMLRQPSWLRLRPDLTPEESSADIPEDPAPPTS; this comes from the coding sequence GTGACGCTCCCCCTGATTCCGCCCATGCTCGCCAGGGCCGGCAAGCTGCCGCCCACCGCGCAGGACGCCCGCTGGGCCTACGAGACCAAGCAGGACGGCCAGCGCGTGGTGGCCTACCTCGAAGGGGACGGCAGCGTCCTGCTGCGCGCACGGTCCGCGGAGAACATCACGGGCGCGTACCCCGAGCTGCGGCCGCTCGGCTCGGTGCTCGGTACGACACCGGCGGTGCTGGACGGAGAGGTGCTGGCGCTCGACGAAGGGGGACGCGCCGACTTCCAGTTGCTGCAGTCCCGCATGGGGCTGGCGCACGCGCCCGGCAGGGCGGCACGGCAGGCGGCGAGTGTGCCCGTGCACCTCGTCCTGTTCGACGTACTGCACCTGGGCGGGCAGGACCTCACGGGGCTCCCCTATGCCCGGCGGCGGGGACAACTGGAGCGGCTCGGTCTCGACGGTCCGTTCTGGTCCACCCCGGCCGCGCTGGTCGGGAACGGCGATCAGGCCCTGCGGGCCACCCGTGAGCACGGTCTGGAGGGCCTGGTGTGCAAACGACTGGACTCGGTGTACGAACCCGGGGTGCGTTCCCGCGCCTGGATCAAGATCCGCAACATGCACAGTGAGGACGTCGTCGTGGGCGGCTGGCTGGCCGGCAGGGGGCGGCTGTCGGGACTGCCCGGCGCGGTCCTGGTCGGGCAACGGGCGGCGGGGCGGCTGCGGTATGTCGGGAGCGTGGGCACCGGCTGGAGCGAGGCCGAACGTGCGCAACTGGCGAGGCTGCTCGGGTCCGCCGCGACCGACGTATGCCCCTTCGACCCCGTACCGCCGGTCGCGGGGGCCCACTGGGTGGTGCCCCGACTGGTCGGCGAGGTCCGCTACAGCACCCGTACCCGGGCCGGAATGCTGCGCCAGCCGTCGTGGCTGCGGCTGAGACCCGACCTGACACCCGAGGAGTCCTCGGCCGACATCCCGGAGGATCCGGCTCCGCCCACCTCCTGA
- a CDS encoding response regulator transcription factor, whose product MTLRVLLADDQALLRATFRILIDSCDDMEVVAEATTGGEAVALARVHRPDVALMDIRLPGTDGVAATSAICSDPDLSSTRVLILTTFEIDEYVAQALQAGASGFLGKDVTADAFLDGIRTVAVGDSLLSPLATRALITRFLAAPAQGVHPTASAGLPALTAPERRLMGWVAEGHSNEEIAEKLFVSPVTVRTQLHRTMAKLGARDRAQLAVIAYQSGLTTLSPPAER is encoded by the coding sequence ATGACCCTCCGCGTGCTGCTCGCCGACGACCAGGCCCTCCTCCGGGCCACGTTCCGGATCCTGATCGACTCCTGCGACGACATGGAGGTGGTCGCCGAGGCCACCACAGGCGGCGAGGCCGTCGCCCTCGCGCGCGTGCACCGCCCCGACGTCGCGCTGATGGACATTCGCCTGCCCGGCACCGACGGCGTGGCCGCCACGTCCGCAATCTGCTCCGACCCCGATCTGTCGAGCACGCGCGTGCTGATCCTCACCACGTTCGAGATCGACGAGTACGTCGCCCAGGCGCTGCAGGCCGGCGCGAGCGGGTTCCTCGGCAAGGACGTGACCGCCGACGCGTTCCTCGACGGCATCCGGACGGTGGCCGTGGGCGACTCGCTGCTCTCTCCGCTCGCCACCCGCGCGCTGATCACGCGCTTCCTGGCCGCCCCCGCACAGGGGGTGCACCCGACGGCGTCCGCCGGCCTCCCCGCACTGACCGCCCCTGAGCGCCGGCTGATGGGCTGGGTGGCGGAGGGCCACTCGAACGAGGAGATCGCCGAGAAGCTCTTCGTCAGCCCGGTCACGGTGCGCACGCAGCTCCACCGCACCATGGCGAAGCTGGGCGCCCGCGACCGCGCCCAACTCGCCGTCATCGCCTACCAGTCGGGCCTCACGACGCTGTCGCCGCCCGCCGAGCGATGA
- a CDS encoding DoxX family protein, which produces MPRSERSPLLLAGLLAAAGVTHFAAPSPYDATIPRALPGAPRTWTYVSGAAELALAAGIALPRTRKASALAAAAFFVGVFPANVKMAVDWRHRPTPQKAAALGRLPLQLPLVLWARSVARSGEGRS; this is translated from the coding sequence GTGCCACGGTCCGAACGCTCGCCCCTGCTGCTCGCCGGCCTGCTGGCCGCAGCAGGTGTCACCCACTTCGCCGCGCCGAGCCCGTACGACGCGACCATTCCGCGGGCCCTGCCGGGCGCGCCCCGGACATGGACGTATGTCAGCGGCGCCGCCGAACTCGCACTGGCCGCGGGCATCGCACTGCCCCGCACGCGCAAGGCCTCGGCGCTGGCCGCGGCCGCCTTCTTCGTCGGCGTCTTCCCCGCCAACGTGAAGATGGCCGTCGACTGGCGCCACCGCCCCACCCCGCAGAAGGCCGCGGCCCTGGGACGACTGCCCCTGCAGCTGCCCCTGGTGCTGTGGGCCCGCAGCGTCGCGAGGAGCGGGGAGGGACGGTCATGA
- a CDS encoding peroxiredoxin — MTERLTIGDKVDDFELPDETGTPRMLSELLADGPVVLFFYPAALTAGCTAEACHFRDLAAEFAAVGAQPVGISGDPVERQQEFAGRHTLGMPLLSDSDGTVRELFGVKRGFTLAPTKRVTFVIAQDRTVLDIVRSELRMNTHADRALTALRAQQK, encoded by the coding sequence ATGACGGAGCGCCTCACCATCGGTGACAAGGTCGACGACTTCGAACTTCCGGACGAGACCGGCACCCCTCGCATGCTGTCCGAACTGCTCGCCGACGGGCCGGTGGTGCTCTTCTTCTACCCCGCCGCCCTGACCGCCGGCTGCACGGCGGAGGCCTGCCACTTCCGCGACCTGGCAGCTGAGTTCGCCGCCGTCGGCGCCCAGCCCGTGGGCATCAGCGGCGACCCCGTCGAACGCCAGCAGGAGTTCGCGGGCCGCCACACGCTCGGCATGCCGCTGCTCTCCGACAGTGACGGAACGGTCCGCGAGCTGTTCGGAGTGAAGCGCGGCTTCACCCTGGCACCCACCAAACGCGTCACTTTCGTCATAGCCCAGGACCGCACCGTCCTCGACATCGTCCGCAGCGAACTCCGGATGAACACCCACGCCGACCGGGCCCTGACCGCTCTGCGCGCACAACAGAAGTGA